TTCAGCCATGGtcatgaaagaaagaagggtAGGCTCTTGTGGTGTGGTCTCCGCTTCACACGAAGATCAGTAACTGCAAACTCTGAAAGACATAATACCTTTCTCATTGATGGGATCCTCAGCTGTGACACAAAGACTTGGCTAGACGAGGCCATTGTGACAGGCCGTGCCCATGATTGCAGACATCCCCCAGTGACACGGAAGGCAAGGGCTTACAGAATAGGTTGCACAAGTCCTGCTTTCTTTAcactgcttgtttttccccaccCTATGCCATAGCCCTAGAAGCcagcatttgtttctttcctgaaaTCGAAGCTAGCATTTGGCACTTTGTTAGAAAATGCCTGCTCTGTAAGTGATTAAAAAACTAAGAGCAGGATGTTTTCAGCCAGGTCTTGCAAACTTATGGCCAGAAGGAGTCAAGCCAATGACATAAAAGTGTCCTGCACTGAGTGGTGTGCATGTGTGCTAACCACCGTGGAGCTGTATGCCATCCCGGGCAGCTCTGGAGAGGTGGACCCACAGCAGATGGTCTCCTTGTGTCCatgaggaggaggggagggagggctggagcTCTCTTTTCCAGGTATTTCCAAATTGACTTGCCTGCAGGAAAGCCCCAGCTGTAGTTTAGAGCACTCTTCATTCCCTCCTCATGGAGACATAAACAGCAGTGCAGCATACAGGCTAAGGCACAATGAAGTGGTTTTTACAAACTGCAGCATTACCAAGGCTATCTAGAAGCTGCGGGTGCAGATCACCCAGCCAGTATATGCTACAGCAAAGTACCTCTCCCTGCGGGATGCCCGTCCTGTGAGCCCCGTTGAGCATGTCTTGGGACCATGCCACTACTGCTGGTTGTGAAGAAAAACCTACAGTCCCAGTCATTTTACCAGACCCCTCCCCAGTAAAATTACAtgtcagagcagagctgaaaggAAACTTGCATTtcaaatggaaagagaaaattggCTTCTGCAGACCATCATGGGGTTTGCAATACTAAATCCTGGTACCATCAGAATGGAAGTGGGTTGTTCCTGCAACTCTTGCGCTGCTTTCCGTAAGCCTGCATTGCTGCTGAGGAAGTGAAATCTGGTTAGCAAACATAACAGCGCAAGACTTCTTCAGAcctttcattgttttttctgGTATATGTgctgcacattttttaaaattttataaaattgaaAAACTTCAGGTTTCCAATGTCTCCATAGAATGCTTCAGGTACTGCtatggctctgctgctgctgctgcttcttttttttttttttgagtgtcTACTTTAAGATCTGAGAGCACTAAACAGTTTCATCCTCTGCATCTGACATAGGTACAGTATCTGGCATTGTCAGAGTCTGTTCCCTGACTAGGCTTAGTAGATTGTTACCTTAATAAAGCTTTACCTTGTGTAACAGCTTCAACATGAGCTGCCCTAAGGAAAGAAGCGAATTTGAGAAAGAACTTGGATTACAAGTGGATGAAGTCACCACTGCTGAAATATAAGCAGGCTATTTCTTAACAGTTTGCCTGGATGGCTTTATTGTGGTTCTTCCTAGTGCAAGAGAGGCAGCAGGGCAGTGCTGGATCTGAGACTTGTCGTAGTGCTAGGTACGCCACAGAGATTTAATAAGCCTCGCTTCCTGAAAAACCTTACCTAAGAATCTGTGGGATATAACAACATAAACATTTGGAAGAAATGGGAAAGGagcaaaaagagcaaaaagtaTGGTGAAAGAAACCCGGTTTTATGGACTAGGTATGTGAACGCGGCTAGGTGCCTGCCAATCTAGTCATTCAAATATGTCATGTGTTAGAATCAGATGgtggaaatatttaatatgtaaTGCCCTCTTTCATTTTGGTAAAGGCAAGAGCAACCAGCATTCACTTACTTAAGCACAGCCTCCTCCCAAATGCCTATGCCCAGTGCCCTGGTGCAGCTCTGGGCGGTGCTGCCTCCAGGTGAGGTGTTAGTGACAGACCATGAAAAATGCTTTGGATGTGGCTTAAGTGAACTCAAGGTCTGTTACTTAAACTGAAGCGACCCACCTTTGTGCTTGTGAATTAAGGGAAAAGTGGATAGTGATTAGGGAGCTTCAATTTTCCCAGGGCTTGCTTTGGCCTCCTGTGTCTGGTACACCCTCACCTCCTCTCATTCAATTTGCAATAGGAGAATGCAGTTAAGTATTAAGATTCTCACTACTTACAGACCTTGGAGATCTGGAAAAGCCACTTCACCTCTCCATCCTGCCATGGCTTAGTGGATATCTACCCAGACCTTCCCCAAGAAATCTTTTCCCTTGTGAGATGATATATACTAGTAGGAGTAAAATCATTAGAAGTCACAGGTGATGGTCAGCATTCGTTCATCATTTACTGTGAAATGGTTGAAATAGAGGTCTCTTCCCTTGAACTGTCTGTCACTAACTGAAAGTGAGgatcttttctgtttcagtttaaatGAGCTCCTGCCTAATCACATACTGGTTTCACTATCAGAAACACTATGTTGAGGGCACGAGGAAGACATTTTGAGTGTGGGGTATACTCCTGTACTGTAcagttcttattttaaagaaaggacaattttttcatcttctgttgcAAACCTTTGttctagaagaaataaaatatctgaaatttatattttataaattgtattttaatccCATAGCTTAAAATGATAAAACCCTGGAAACAGTCTTACGGATATTTTCACAAGTGCATTTTGCGTGGGCTTCTTTTATATAGATATTACAAGACTGTTTCCtttgtaaatgtaaatatataccATCGTAAACTGTAATATAGGACATGCAGAGAATCCTTGGCCTTTGTGTAGCATAAAATGATTGTGATTAATCGAATCATTTAATGCAGCAAAAGTTAATTTAGGAAGTATCCAAGTATGCATTGCCCACATATGTTGATTTAGAGCTGGACCTGTGATGGGAGGCATCTTCCGCCATGATCACTGTAactgggaagagaaagagaattgCTGCTAGACTGCACATTTAAGCTGGATAGTATTCAATTTAACTGAAAATGCAACACATGCCATTTGCCTGCATCCCTCCTGTACCTCTGCACGTTGTTCAGAAGTCCAGCTCTACCCTGAGCTTCCAGCCTTTTACAGTACtgggaaagcaagcaaaaatgcCGGAAAAACACCTAGAAACTAGCTCTCTCCTTAGCCTAAACCCACTGACCAAGACCCAGGAGAGACCAACATTATGCATCATATtgtgaagcagaagaaagaaaatcttttgtAGTTAGGGTACTGAACCAAGAACAGCACAGTTCAAATCTGAGCTTGCTAAGGCCAGTGACGCTGAAGTCAGCTTTGGCTTAGGTCTTTTTACACTCTGTGCCTTGGTACCTGCAAGGCAAGATTGATGGTAAATCTCTCTGCTGGGCACATGATACGGGAAGATAGACCAGTTATTGAGGTAAGTaaacaaacagatttttcagatCAGCTAATTGAGGTAACTCTTGCATTTTGGCCCATGGAAACTCATGAAATTTGATaattgaatgtatttttttttttaaatacattaccTCTGAAGAATGGCATGAAAAGGGGACAGGcttatttaaattaaacacaTCAGATAAATTCCTGGCCATAATTGCAAAGCTTGCAGCAGAATTGCAGATTAATAAAGTTGGAGGTCATTCATTTTCCTAGTTAATTATTACTTGATAGCAATAAAACTGATTAAAGCAATACTATGTATAACTGtttaaagaaagggaagagggagatgtTTCTGAGGTCTATGCCAGCATGCAAAGAATTATCCATGACATTCCTCTAATCTCCTTGGACATATCATTCTTACGTGGTGTGAAACTAGCTGAGATGATGTAAGAACTCTGGTTAATGTTGCCATATGGGATGGCAGTTCGTATGTCACACCTTTTTTGTCTCCTGTTGGAGAGTATCTGCCTTTGGTGAGGGGATAGCTCTTGACTTCCAGAGTCATCCCAGTTTCAGCTGGTGGCTTACCTGttgcagagctgccagccctgtcactgcagcacagtgcactgcctgctgctgtaGACACTGCTACGGTCCAGCATTGGCACGTATGTTTTAGCCGTGATGCAGTAGCTGACTCCAGGCCTCAAATCTTCTATTTTAATAACCTTGTCTTTTCCTTCATACACCAGGACTCTGTGTTGCTTCAGACAGAGTGGAGTAAAAACAGCCAGTCAAGCACATTACCCTAGCAAATGTGTCTGTGAGTGAAGTTTGACAAGAACAGAGGATGCAGAGCAGCATGTGGACTTGCACAAAGTGAATatcattaataatttatttatgatttttaaagacaacaccaccacccccccaagaTTACCCTCCCGTCCCAGTTTTTTAATCTAGGTCTTAGAGTATGAAATACTAAGTTGATGGAAAAGAGTAAAGGGAGGAATTACAACTCAATTCAATCCCATTCAATTCCTGAAAAATAAGCctactttgttttcaaatacttgCACAGTCATTGATGTTCTCACAATCCCAGAAGACTGTTTCAACTGTAAAACAAGAATGGTGTGCCCATACTTTCCTGGATTTTTGACGGTAAAAGGTTCGTGTTTGAATATGCACTTACCTCATTTAGCAAGTTGTTAATTATGAAGACTTGATATAGCAGATCATAATAATTAGTCATGGGTATcttgctgcctctcctccttttATAAGGAGAATGTGGAGCCTGGAGCTTTAGTATTACGGACTTGTTGCTATGAGCCACAGTCACAGTTGGAGGTCCTATCAtagctaaggaaaaaaaccaaagctatGAACACAATCATAGCTTATAAATAATGTTTCACATAATGCAATTGGAATCCATTCAACAATCTAATGTTCCTGTTACCAAAAATATATTATGCTGTATTCACTCTTAATGTGCTGCTTTGTAAATTCTTACTTTTTGGGGGTTATTGCTTGGGACATTTTGGGGATGACGTTTCCTGTGTTGGTAAACCTATCTTTAAGCCAAACTTTTTGAAATCTCTCAGAGCTGCATGTTGCTGACTGCAGGCTGGTCAAGCAAAATGCTTTAGAGTCTTTGCCCAGAtcctccccccccgccctaCATAACTACTACATTGACTACATAGAATAGTTATTTGAACCATTTCAGTTATGCCAAGGATGCAGcttcaatttttcctttcaatttttttttttcaatctgctTAGTTAGAAACAGCTAAGGGTTCAAGCTAGCGCTGGCATACCTGTGTATGTAGTCCCAGACGTGGGGAGACAGgccagcagctgccctgtgcaTCTCTCCAGGAGGAGGTGGCACAGGGCAAGATGGACTGTTGCTGCTGCAAGGTACTGCTTTATGTCAGAGCTTGCGGTTTCATCTGTACAGGGGGCTCAAGGTAGTTTGCACTTCAGGGCTGTGAAGTGACCTACATTGACACTCACATTTAAATTTGCATTGACCAGGGAAAACTAGTTAATTCATGGGGATCGTACTGGTAGGTACACTGGTACTGCACTGTTTTGACAGTCCTCCAATTTCTAACATACTCTGGCATTATAACGATTGTAATAACTAAAAGCTTTGAGTGTGTCCTTTCTAAATACACTGCAGTCAGGAAACACATAAATGTGAGAAGAACGGTGGCCACACAGCTCTTGGCTCTCACCTCCCTTTTCCCCCCCAAGCAGAGactgtttccttcttttccactTTGTGTCCAGTCCTTCCAGCAGCTCCAAAAACTGTTGAAAATGATTTTTGTAGTTCCATGCCTTGAGGAAGAGGTTGAGTTAAAAGGAGCCTGGCACTTCTGATCCCCTAATTACTGATGAGTGGCTGCTTATCTATAGTTGGTTGGCTTTCAAGTAtggggaaaattatttcatcacAGTACTTCATCTGAGAGCTATTGACTCACAACTTCTTTTGGTACGGCTTCATAGCTAGGAAAGGATTACTCATGTTTGCAAATTGTGAGCAGAAATTATGTATTCCACGCCACAGAAAATCCAATTCCTTTCTCAGAGAGACCCATATGTTTGCACTTACTTTCTCGCCAGGGAGTGAATCTACAGCTGAGGCTCCAGTCGGAATAGACGCCAGCTGATGCAGCTTTCACTCTGCCATAGTAAGGCTCTTGGATGTCAGAGGTCTCATTCGTTAGGTCACAGACATGGTTTTGAATCCCCCAGCAGTCGTCTTTGTTTTGCCACGTGCTCTGCCCATACCTatggaaaaagaggaggaaggatgtAAGCTTTAGCTGTCGCCGGCTGGGTCTGTATAGATTTTTAACCGTCTGTTTTAACTCAGCGGTATTGACAAGCGTTCTGCTGTGGAAATTAGCTCCCTTCGATTTGATGACCAGGAAGATTGATTTCATGGGTGTTTGGGAGCTacagttttctgtcttttttgaaagaaacctAAAGCAGAGACATGGGTGATCAGCCCTGTAGGAAGCCACCACAGACTTTCCCCTTAGAGAGGCAGGAGAGCTTTGGCTTAGCCAGGGTGTTCAATGATGTGCAGAATGCCAGTTTCCATCAGCTAATTTCTCAAAGGCAATAGTGATTTCAGGTGCTCACCAGGTCTGCCAGGGATGGGACTGTACCGCCTCTGAGGACCAGTCCATAGCGCTGCCTTATTTGCTGTTCAAGGCACCCAGCGGCGCTGTCGTGGGCAAGGTGGGCCACGGAAATACCTTAAATGCCCTATTGCAGAAGTAGCTGACATAGCTAGACCCGCTTCAGGCAGATAGTTGGACctggtgacctccagaggtcccctgCAAACTACATTTTTCTGCAATGCTATGGTGCAGAGCATATTGCCGGAGATGTTTGTTCCCTGCCTCACTCGGGCTGTTCAGCTGCACCTTACGGGCTATTGATAAGCACAGCAACAACCGAGAGCTGGCAGCCAAGCAGGACGTGGCTGTTCCCCGGGAATGGGGAATCCCATGTCACCTGAGAAATCCTTTTGACGTGCCAAAGGAATGGGCCCCAGTCCAGTGGGAGGCTGGAGTTTCCCTGGTACTTACACTTTATACTGCACAAAGTAGACCGTGTCTCTTGCCTCGCTGGCCCTCCCAGGCTGCCAATGCAAAGTGGTGTTGAAGTTTAACGAATGAAACTCTACCTTCTGTGGCTTAATCAAATCTTGCAGTTCTCGGTTTTCCAAAACTAAAATTGCTGCAAATAATAAGGAGTGATAACATAATGTGTTTGTCACAGACATGCTCCTCTGTATTGAAATCGGGGAGTATTGCTGCAGCTCATTTTGTTTCATGACTAGTAGACTGCAGGGAAATTAAATCTCCTGGATCTCATGTCCACAGTTTTGCAAGTCACAGTGCTCAGATCTAGCAGTTACAGAACAAACACAGTTAGTATTATTAAAGGAACACTtttatgtttggggttttttttttttggttttttgtttttttttcatttttccttagtGAGTTTACTGCTGTGAAACATGCCTGATGCACATCCCAGGAAACAAACCCTTTGGATCAATTCACAGAGCCTGCAGTAAGCAGCCCCATCAGCAGTTAAAGGCGAGTGCTCTTTCTTCCAAATCTCAGCTTTAACCTGCAGCGATTATAGCTGTTTCAGCTGTTGACACAGCCATGTTTATGAGCTCTTGCctaataaaaaataacctgAGATTCACCGCTTTTCCAGTCTGTGATACCAGAAAAAAACTGCCTGACAATTTTCAAGATAATCTGTTTTCAAACTGCGATGGTTACTGATGGCAGAATCATCTATTAGCTCTGAAGCATCCAAATCCTAacatttttctgggttttgtgaCCCAGATGGCTGCAGCTTTATCCCTGGCATATCACATAATCGGATAAGACTTGTACTAGTTGAACTGAAACTAGTA
This Phalacrocorax aristotelis chromosome 3, bGulAri2.1, whole genome shotgun sequence DNA region includes the following protein-coding sequences:
- the IL22RA2 gene encoding interleukin-22 receptor subunit alpha-2, yielding MLFCHGTALLSMKGITLSSLCLLMHLLQDEITTILVLENRELQDLIKPQKVEFHSLNFNTTLHWQPGRASEARDTVYFVQYKVYGQSTWQNKDDCWGIQNHVCDLTNETSDIQEPYYGRVKAASAGVYSDWSLSCRFTPWRETMIGPPTVTVAHSNKSVILKLQAPHSPYKRRRGSKIPMTNYYDLLYQVFIINNLLNEQHRVLVYEGKDKVIKIEDLRPGVSYCITAKTYVPMLDRSSVYSSRQCTVLQ